The Andrena cerasifolii isolate SP2316 chromosome 15, iyAndCera1_principal, whole genome shotgun sequence genome includes a window with the following:
- the LOC143376818 gene encoding uncharacterized protein LOC143376818 isoform X5, with translation MDTKSTVEFTINGSSYTVTGNIPPGTSLNVFIRDHAKLRGTKAMCHEGGCGACIVSVEVKGQTMSVNSCLVPVLICNGWAIKTIEGLGNKREGYHTLQATLAEKNGSQCGYCSPGMVMNMYSLLQDKKLTMKEIENSFGSNICRCTGYRPILDAFKGFATDAPRDLAKDVHDIEELYKIKACKKTGLPCKNGCNGCHSVIQTTENKIDMKLEGSQFYKVLSVDELFKIFQKNPNASYVLHGGNTAHGVYRLKVPDIYIDINDLANLRNISKTDDSLTIGSNVSLTVAMETFNKYSKEPNFKYLQHLARHIDLIASVPVRNVGSLAGNLMIKHQHREFPSDLFLMLETAGAQLHVVDAGGKKTSVTLLQFLELDMKHKLIYSIVLPALGDEYKYRSFKIMPRAQNAHAHVNAGFLFKLDRTGKVLTNPNIIIGGIHKDFLHASKTESFLVGKSIFNKDVAKQAIEKLNSELEPDHVLPDYSPKFRKTLAMGLFLKFLLGIKPENVDQRLRSGGTLLEREVSSGRQDFDTDKNEWPLTQPMPKMDAVHQTAGEAQYVNDVPPFCNEVFCAFVLSTVPSGRVESIDPSEALKMNGAVAFFSAKDIPGKNIFVYGGSKEQMLDIDEVLFADQKVEFVGQPVGIIVATTHAIANEAAERVRVSYAGVGDKAVVTIEDVLASNDSSRLLQTVNEAAKGTGKGTKHVLKGRFRCGGQYHYTMEPQSCVCVPTEDGMDVYPATQWVDLTQVSIAECLNVKNNSINIQVRRLGGAYGAKISRATQVACACAVACYKLNRPVRFVLSIESNMKAIGKRFDTLQEYEVGVDDNGRIQYLNSKHWGNAGCILNEAHAPSAVEQLKSCYDSSTWAFQGFEAKTDLASNTWCRAPGSTEGLGMVENIMTHIAKAVGKDPLEVRLLNMSDDHKRILQPMVEELCKLADYGTRKNAVEAFNNENRWKKKGIAITTMMYPLQLWGQFNAHVAIYARDGTVSVTHGGIECGQGINTKIAQVAAHFLGIELSLVTVKPTNNLTAPNNAVTGGSITSETCAYATMMSCKELMKRLEPIRQELKNPTWQELVMAAYLKDVDLCARYMYTAKDDIQPYPIYGATVAEVEVDMLTGQHNVTRVDLIEDVGKSMNPQLDVGQVEGAFAMGLGYWTSEDLIYDPKSGELVNYRTWNYKPPGAKDIPIDFRIYFRRNSPNQLSVIRSKAIGEPPLCMTCVVPLALRHAIDSARKDAGNNDPWYQLDGPVTTERILLTSLTSKEQMIL, from the exons AT GGATACCAAATCTACTGTGGAGTTCACTATCAATGGAAGCTCATACACTG TCACAGGGAACATCCCACCAGGAACATCTCTCAACGTCTTCATCAGGGATCATGCCAAGCTCCGAGGAACCAAGGCTATGTGCCACGAGGGTGGCTGCGGTGCTTGCATCGTGTCCGTGGAAGTCAAGGGTCAGACAATGTCCGTGAACTCTTGCTTGGTGCCAGTTCTCATTTGCAATGG CTGGGCCATTAAGACTATCGAGGGATTGGGTAACAAGCGAGAAGGCTACCACACACTACAGGCTACTCTGGCGGAGAAGAATGGTTCGCAGTGTGGGTATTGTTCGCCCGGCATGGTAATGAATATGTACAG TCTTCTACAGGACAAGAAGCTCACCATGAAGGAGATCGAGAATTCTTTCGGCAGCAATATTTGTCGATGCACTGGCTACAGACCTATCTTGGATGCTTTCAAGGGCTTTGCTACTGACGCTCCCAGAGACCTTGCCAAAGATGTGCATGATATCGAA GAGCTCTACAAGATCAAAGCGTGCAAGAAGACAGGTCTGCCCTGTAAAAATGGCTGCAATGGTTGCCACAGCGTTATTCAAACTACGGAGAATAAGATCGACATGAAGCTGGAAGGCTCGCAATTTTACAAGGTCCTTTCAGTCGACGAGCTTTTCAAGATCTTCCAGAAGAACCCGAACGCGAGCTACGTTTTACACGGTGGCAATACTGCTCACGGCGTATACCGGTTAAAAGTACCTGACATATACATAGACATAAACGACCTCGCTAATCTACGCAACATAAGCAAGACCGACGACAGCCTGACCATCGGCAGCAATGTCTCCCTCACAGTGGCCATGGAGACCTTCAACAAGTATTCTAAAGAGCCGAACTTCAAGTACCTGCAGCACCTGGCCCGCCACATTGACCTCATAGCCAGCGTGCCAGTGAGGAACGTCGGGAGCCTAGCTGGGAATCTGATGATCAAGCACCAGCATCGGGAGTTCCCCTCGGATCTGTTTCTGATGCTCGAGACAGCGGGCGCGCAACTGCACGTGGTGGATGCTGGCGGTAAAAAGACCAGCGTGACCTTGCTGCAGTTCCTCGAGCTGGACATGAAGCACAAGCTGATCTACAGCATAGTGTTGCCAGCTCTGGGCGACGAGTACAAGTACAGGTCGTTCAAGATCATGCCGCGCGCCCAGAACGCCCACGCGCACGTGAACGCCGGCTTCCTGTTCAAGCTGGACAGGACTGGGAAGGTTCTGACGAACCCGAACATCATAATAGGCGGCATACACAAGGACTTCCTGCACGCCTCCAAAACGGAGAGCTTCCTGGTGGGAAAATCCATCTTCAACAAGGACGTGGCGAAGCAGGCCATCGAGAAGCTGAACAGCGAGCTGGAGCCCGACCACGTGCTGCCTGATTACTCCCCGAAGTTCAGGAAGACCCTCGCCATGGGGCTGTTCCTCAAGTTCCTTCTGGGGATCAAGCCTGAGAACGTGGACCAGCGACTGCGCAGTGGAGGGACTCTATTAGAGCGAGAGGTGTCCTCCGGGAGGCAGGACTTCGATACGGACAAGAACGAGTGGCCGCTGACCCAACCGATGCCGAAGATGGACGCCGTGCACCAGACTGCCGGGGAGGCGCAGTACGTGAACGACGTGCCGCCGTTTTGCAACGAAGTCTTCTGTGCCTTCGTGCTGTCCACTGTGCCCAGCGGCAGGGTGGAGAGCATAGACCCCTCCGAGGCGCTGAAGATGAACGGAGCAGTCGCGTTCTTCTCCGCCAAGGATATTCCTGGCAAGAACATATTCGTGTACGGAGGCAGCAAGGAGCAAATGCTGGACATCGACGAAGTGCTATTCGCGGACCAGAAGGTAGAGTTCGTTGGACAGCCTGTTGGAATAATCGTCGCCACCACCCACGCGATCGCTAATGAAGCGGCGGAGAGAGTACGCGTCAGCTATGCCGGTGTGGGTGACAAAGCAGTGGTGACCATAGAAGACGTCTTAGCCTCAAACGATTCCAGCAGACTCCTCCAAACTGTTAACGAGGCAGCTAAGGGCACAG GGAAGGGCACAAAGCATGTGTTGAAAGGGAGATTCCGGTGTGGTGGTCAGTATCACTACACCATGGAGCCACAGTCCTGTGTTTGCGTGCCTACTGAGGATGGGATGGACGTTTATCCTGCAACGCAGTGGGTAGATCTGACTCAGGTTTCCATAGCCGAGTGCCTTAACGTAAAGAACAATAG CATAAATATCCAAGTGAGGCGGCTGGGTGGCGCTTACGGTGCGAAGATATCCCGTGCCACGCAGGTGGCTTGTGCCTGCGCGGTGGCCTGCTATAAACTGAATCGTCCAGTGCGCTTCGTATTGTCTATAGAGAGCAACATGAAGGCCATTGGCAAGAGGTTCGATACCCTTCAGGAGTACGAGGTGGGCGTGGATGACAATGGACGAATACAGTACCTGAATTCCAAGCACTGGGGTAACGCTGGCTGCATCTTAAACGAGGCCCACGCACCTTCCGCGGTAGAACAATTGAAAAG CTGCTACGATTCAAGTACCTGGGCCTTTCAGGGCTTCGAAGCCAAAACCGATTTGGCGTCAAATACTTGGTGTCGAGCACCAG GGTCCACTGAAGGTTTGGGTATGGTAGAGAACATAATGACGCATATCGCGAAGGCTGTAGGAAAAGATCCATTAGAGGTGAGATTGCTGAACATGAGTGACGATCACAAGCGTATTCTGCAGCCGATGGTAGAGGAATTGTGCAAGCTGGCTGACTATGGGACGAGGAAGAATGCAGTGGAGGCGTTCAATAAT GAAAACCGATGGAAGAAGAAGGGGATCGCGATCACAACCATGATGTATCCCCTGCAACTCTGGGGCCAGTTCAACGCCCACGTTGCAATCTACGCTCGCGACGGTACAGTTTCTGTGACTCATGGTGGAATCGAGTGTGGTCAGGGAATTAATACAAAG ATAGCTCAAGTGGCAGCACACTTTTTAGGAATCGAACTGTCACTGGTTACTGTCAAGCCAACTAACAATTTAACAGCTCCAAACAATGCTGTCACTGGTGGCAGCATCACAAGCGAAACCTGTGCATAT GCGACAATGATGTCTTGCAAGGAGCTTATGAAGAGACTGGAACCCATCAGGCAGGAGCTAAAGAATCCCACGTGGCAGGAATTGGTGATGGCAGCATACCTAAAGGATGTTGATCTTTGTGCACGTTACAT GTACACCGCGAAAGACGATATTCAACCGTACCCCATATACGGAGCTACCGTGGCCGAAGTTGAGGTGGACATGTTAACTGGCCAGCACAACGTAACCAGGGTGGATTTAATAGAGGACGTAGGGAAGAGTATGAATCCACAGCTGGACGTGGGACAAGTGGAGGGTGCCTTCGCAATGGGACTCGGATACTGGACCTCGGAGGACTTAATTTACGatccgaaatctggcgaattgGTCAATTACAGAACCTGG AATTACAAGCCACCCGGGGCAAAGGATATCCCCATCGATTTCCGTATTTATTTCCGTCGAAATTCACCGAACCAGCTCAGCGTGATTCGTTCGAAAG CTATTGGTGAGCCGCCGCTATGCATGACTTGTGTGGTACCGCTTGCTCTGCGCCACGCAATTGATTCGGCAAGGAAAGACGCTGGGAATAATGACCCGTGGTATCAACTAG ATGGGCCTGTTACCACGGAGAGGATTCTGTTAACGAGCTTAACCAGCAAGGAGCAAATGATACTTTGA
- the LOC143376818 gene encoding uncharacterized protein LOC143376818 isoform X2 has translation MTNIFGDTKSTVEFTINGSSYTVTGNIPPGTSLNVFIRDHAKLRGTKAMCHEGGCGACIVSVEVKGQTMSVNSCLVPVLICNGWAIKTIEGLGNKREGYHTLQATLAEKNGSQCGYCSPGMVMNMYSLLQDKKLTMKEIENSFGSNICRCTGYRPILDAFKGFATDAPRDLAKDVHDIEELYKIKACKKTGLPCKNGCNGCHSVIQTTENKIDMKLEGSQFYKVLSVDELFKIFQKNPNASYVLHGGNTAHGVYRLKVPDIYIDINDLANLRNISKTDDSLTIGSNVSLTVAMETFNKYSKEPNFKYLQHLARHIDLIASVPVRNVGSLAGNLMIKHQHREFPSDLFLMLETAGAQLHVVDAGGKKTSVTLLQFLELDMKHKLIYSIVLPALGDEYKYRSFKIMPRAQNAHAHVNAGFLFKLDRTGKVLTNPNIIIGGIHKDFLHASKTESFLVGKSIFNKDVAKQAIEKLNSELEPDHVLPDYSPKFRKTLAMGLFLKFLLGIKPENVDQRLRSGGTLLEREVSSGRQDFDTDKNEWPLTQPMPKMDAVHQTAGEAQYVNDVPPFCNEVFCAFVLSTVPSGRVESIDPSEALKMNGAVAFFSAKDIPGKNIFVYGGSKEQMLDIDEVLFADQKVEFVGQPVGIIVATTHAIANEAAERVRVSYAGVGDKAVVTIEDVLASNDSSRLLQTVNEAAKGTGKGTKHVLKGRFRCGGQYHYTMEPQSCVCVPTEDGMDVYPATQWVDLTQVSIAECLNVKNNSINIQVRRLGGAYGAKISRATQVACACAVACYKLNRPVRFVLSIESNMKAIGKRFDTLQEYEVGVDDNGRIQYLNSKHWGNAGCILNEAHAPSAVEQLKSCYDSSTWAFQGFEAKTDLASNTWCRAPGSTEGLGMVENIMTHIAKAVGKDPLEVRLLNMSDDHKRILQPMVEELCKLADYGTRKNAVEAFNNENRWKKKGIAITTMMYPLQLWGQFNAHVAIYARDGTVSVTHGGIECGQGINTKIAQVAAHFLGIELSLVTVKPTNNLTAPNNAVTGGSITSETCAYATMMSCKELMKRLEPIRQELKNPTWQELVMAAYLKDVDLCARYMYTAKDDIQPYPIYGATVAEVEVDMLTGQHNVTRVDLIEDVGKSMNPQLDVGQVEGAFAMGLGYWTSEDLIYDPKSGELVNYRTWNYKPPGAKDIPIDFRIYFRRNSPNQLSVIRSKAIGEPPLCMTCVVPLALRHAIDSARKDAGNNDPWYQLDGPVTTERILLTSLTSKEQMIL, from the exons ATGACTAATATCTTTGG GGATACCAAATCTACTGTGGAGTTCACTATCAATGGAAGCTCATACACTG TCACAGGGAACATCCCACCAGGAACATCTCTCAACGTCTTCATCAGGGATCATGCCAAGCTCCGAGGAACCAAGGCTATGTGCCACGAGGGTGGCTGCGGTGCTTGCATCGTGTCCGTGGAAGTCAAGGGTCAGACAATGTCCGTGAACTCTTGCTTGGTGCCAGTTCTCATTTGCAATGG CTGGGCCATTAAGACTATCGAGGGATTGGGTAACAAGCGAGAAGGCTACCACACACTACAGGCTACTCTGGCGGAGAAGAATGGTTCGCAGTGTGGGTATTGTTCGCCCGGCATGGTAATGAATATGTACAG TCTTCTACAGGACAAGAAGCTCACCATGAAGGAGATCGAGAATTCTTTCGGCAGCAATATTTGTCGATGCACTGGCTACAGACCTATCTTGGATGCTTTCAAGGGCTTTGCTACTGACGCTCCCAGAGACCTTGCCAAAGATGTGCATGATATCGAA GAGCTCTACAAGATCAAAGCGTGCAAGAAGACAGGTCTGCCCTGTAAAAATGGCTGCAATGGTTGCCACAGCGTTATTCAAACTACGGAGAATAAGATCGACATGAAGCTGGAAGGCTCGCAATTTTACAAGGTCCTTTCAGTCGACGAGCTTTTCAAGATCTTCCAGAAGAACCCGAACGCGAGCTACGTTTTACACGGTGGCAATACTGCTCACGGCGTATACCGGTTAAAAGTACCTGACATATACATAGACATAAACGACCTCGCTAATCTACGCAACATAAGCAAGACCGACGACAGCCTGACCATCGGCAGCAATGTCTCCCTCACAGTGGCCATGGAGACCTTCAACAAGTATTCTAAAGAGCCGAACTTCAAGTACCTGCAGCACCTGGCCCGCCACATTGACCTCATAGCCAGCGTGCCAGTGAGGAACGTCGGGAGCCTAGCTGGGAATCTGATGATCAAGCACCAGCATCGGGAGTTCCCCTCGGATCTGTTTCTGATGCTCGAGACAGCGGGCGCGCAACTGCACGTGGTGGATGCTGGCGGTAAAAAGACCAGCGTGACCTTGCTGCAGTTCCTCGAGCTGGACATGAAGCACAAGCTGATCTACAGCATAGTGTTGCCAGCTCTGGGCGACGAGTACAAGTACAGGTCGTTCAAGATCATGCCGCGCGCCCAGAACGCCCACGCGCACGTGAACGCCGGCTTCCTGTTCAAGCTGGACAGGACTGGGAAGGTTCTGACGAACCCGAACATCATAATAGGCGGCATACACAAGGACTTCCTGCACGCCTCCAAAACGGAGAGCTTCCTGGTGGGAAAATCCATCTTCAACAAGGACGTGGCGAAGCAGGCCATCGAGAAGCTGAACAGCGAGCTGGAGCCCGACCACGTGCTGCCTGATTACTCCCCGAAGTTCAGGAAGACCCTCGCCATGGGGCTGTTCCTCAAGTTCCTTCTGGGGATCAAGCCTGAGAACGTGGACCAGCGACTGCGCAGTGGAGGGACTCTATTAGAGCGAGAGGTGTCCTCCGGGAGGCAGGACTTCGATACGGACAAGAACGAGTGGCCGCTGACCCAACCGATGCCGAAGATGGACGCCGTGCACCAGACTGCCGGGGAGGCGCAGTACGTGAACGACGTGCCGCCGTTTTGCAACGAAGTCTTCTGTGCCTTCGTGCTGTCCACTGTGCCCAGCGGCAGGGTGGAGAGCATAGACCCCTCCGAGGCGCTGAAGATGAACGGAGCAGTCGCGTTCTTCTCCGCCAAGGATATTCCTGGCAAGAACATATTCGTGTACGGAGGCAGCAAGGAGCAAATGCTGGACATCGACGAAGTGCTATTCGCGGACCAGAAGGTAGAGTTCGTTGGACAGCCTGTTGGAATAATCGTCGCCACCACCCACGCGATCGCTAATGAAGCGGCGGAGAGAGTACGCGTCAGCTATGCCGGTGTGGGTGACAAAGCAGTGGTGACCATAGAAGACGTCTTAGCCTCAAACGATTCCAGCAGACTCCTCCAAACTGTTAACGAGGCAGCTAAGGGCACAG GGAAGGGCACAAAGCATGTGTTGAAAGGGAGATTCCGGTGTGGTGGTCAGTATCACTACACCATGGAGCCACAGTCCTGTGTTTGCGTGCCTACTGAGGATGGGATGGACGTTTATCCTGCAACGCAGTGGGTAGATCTGACTCAGGTTTCCATAGCCGAGTGCCTTAACGTAAAGAACAATAG CATAAATATCCAAGTGAGGCGGCTGGGTGGCGCTTACGGTGCGAAGATATCCCGTGCCACGCAGGTGGCTTGTGCCTGCGCGGTGGCCTGCTATAAACTGAATCGTCCAGTGCGCTTCGTATTGTCTATAGAGAGCAACATGAAGGCCATTGGCAAGAGGTTCGATACCCTTCAGGAGTACGAGGTGGGCGTGGATGACAATGGACGAATACAGTACCTGAATTCCAAGCACTGGGGTAACGCTGGCTGCATCTTAAACGAGGCCCACGCACCTTCCGCGGTAGAACAATTGAAAAG CTGCTACGATTCAAGTACCTGGGCCTTTCAGGGCTTCGAAGCCAAAACCGATTTGGCGTCAAATACTTGGTGTCGAGCACCAG GGTCCACTGAAGGTTTGGGTATGGTAGAGAACATAATGACGCATATCGCGAAGGCTGTAGGAAAAGATCCATTAGAGGTGAGATTGCTGAACATGAGTGACGATCACAAGCGTATTCTGCAGCCGATGGTAGAGGAATTGTGCAAGCTGGCTGACTATGGGACGAGGAAGAATGCAGTGGAGGCGTTCAATAAT GAAAACCGATGGAAGAAGAAGGGGATCGCGATCACAACCATGATGTATCCCCTGCAACTCTGGGGCCAGTTCAACGCCCACGTTGCAATCTACGCTCGCGACGGTACAGTTTCTGTGACTCATGGTGGAATCGAGTGTGGTCAGGGAATTAATACAAAG ATAGCTCAAGTGGCAGCACACTTTTTAGGAATCGAACTGTCACTGGTTACTGTCAAGCCAACTAACAATTTAACAGCTCCAAACAATGCTGTCACTGGTGGCAGCATCACAAGCGAAACCTGTGCATAT GCGACAATGATGTCTTGCAAGGAGCTTATGAAGAGACTGGAACCCATCAGGCAGGAGCTAAAGAATCCCACGTGGCAGGAATTGGTGATGGCAGCATACCTAAAGGATGTTGATCTTTGTGCACGTTACAT GTACACCGCGAAAGACGATATTCAACCGTACCCCATATACGGAGCTACCGTGGCCGAAGTTGAGGTGGACATGTTAACTGGCCAGCACAACGTAACCAGGGTGGATTTAATAGAGGACGTAGGGAAGAGTATGAATCCACAGCTGGACGTGGGACAAGTGGAGGGTGCCTTCGCAATGGGACTCGGATACTGGACCTCGGAGGACTTAATTTACGatccgaaatctggcgaattgGTCAATTACAGAACCTGG AATTACAAGCCACCCGGGGCAAAGGATATCCCCATCGATTTCCGTATTTATTTCCGTCGAAATTCACCGAACCAGCTCAGCGTGATTCGTTCGAAAG CTATTGGTGAGCCGCCGCTATGCATGACTTGTGTGGTACCGCTTGCTCTGCGCCACGCAATTGATTCGGCAAGGAAAGACGCTGGGAATAATGACCCGTGGTATCAACTAG ATGGGCCTGTTACCACGGAGAGGATTCTGTTAACGAGCTTAACCAGCAAGGAGCAAATGATACTTTGA